The Pan troglodytes isolate AG18354 chromosome 17, NHGRI_mPanTro3-v2.0_pri, whole genome shotgun sequence genome includes a region encoding these proteins:
- the LOC134808686 gene encoding elongin-A3-like: MAAGSTTLPAVEKLQVRLATKTDPKKLEKYLQKLSALPMTADILAETGIRKTVKRLRKHQHVGDFARDLAARWKKLVLVDRNPGPDPQDPEESASRQRFGEALQDRGKAWGFPENATAPRSPSHSPEHRRTARTTPPGQQRPHPRSPSREPRAERKRPRMAPADSGPHRDPPTRTAPLPMPEGPEPAVPGEQPGRGHAHAAQGGPLLGQGCQGQPQGEAVGSHSKGHKSSRGASAQKSPPVQESQSERLQAAGADSAGPKTVPSHVFSELWDPSEAWMQANYDLLSAFEAMTSQANPEALSAPTLQEEAAFPGRRVNAKMPVYSGSRPACQLQVPTLRQQCLRVPRNNPDALGDVEGVPYSVLEPVLEGWTPDQLYRTEKDNPALARETDELWRIHCLRDFKEEKPQEHESWQELYLRLRDAREQRLRVVTTKIRSARENKPSGRQTKMICFNSVAKTPYDASRRQEESAGAADPRNGDIEPAPKPAGSSQAPSGLGDGDGGSISGGSSNQHAAPADKTRKQAAKKVAPLMAKAIRDYKGRFSRR, from the coding sequence ATGGCGGCAGGGTCCACTACGCTGCCCGCAGTGGAGAAGCTGCAGGTGCGTCTGGCCACTAAGACGGACCCGAAAAAGctagagaaatatttgcagaaactcTCCGCCTTGCCCATGACGGCAGACATCCTGGCGGAGACTGGAATCAGAAAGACGGTGAAGCGCCTGCGGAAGCACCAGCACGTGGGCGACTTTGCCAGAGACTTGGCGGCCCGGTGGAAGAAGCTGGTGCTCGTGGACCGAAACCCCGGGCCTGACCCACAGGACCCTGAGGAGAGCGCTTCCCGACAGCGCTTCGGGGAGGCTCTTCAGGACCGGGGAAAGGCCTGGGGCTTCCCAGAAAACGCGACGGCCCCCAGGAGCCCATCTCACAGCCCTGAGCACAGACGGACAGCACGCACAACACCTCCGGGGCAACAGAGACCTCACCCGAGGTCTCCCAGTCGCGAGCCCAGAGCCGAGAGAAAGCGCCCCAGAATGGCCCCAGCTGATTCCGGCCCCCATCGGGACCCTCCAACGCGCACCGCTCCCCTCCCGATGCCCGAGGGCCCTGAGCCCGCTGTGCCCGGGGAGCAACCCGGGAGAGGCCACGCTCACGCCGCTCAGGGTGGGCCTCTGCTGGGTCAAGGCTGCCAGGGCCAACCCCAGGGGGAAGCGGTGGGGAGCCACAGCAAGGGGCACAAATCGTCCCGAGGGGCTTCGGCTCAGAAATCGCCTCCTGTCCAGGAAAGCCAGTCAGAGAGGCTGCAGGCGGCCGGCGCCGATTCCGCCGGGCCGAAAACGGTGCCCAGCCATGTCTTCTCAGAGCTCTGGGACCCCTCAGAGGCCTGGATGCAGGCCAACTACGATCTGCTGTCCGCTTTTGAGGCCATGACCTCCCAGGCAAACCCAGAAGCACTCTCCGCGCCAACGCTCCAGGAGGAAGCTGCTTTCCCTGGACGCAGAGTGAACGCTAAGATGCCGGTGTACTCGggctccaggcctgcctgccagctccaggTGCCGACGCTGCGCCAGCAGTGCCTCCGGGTGCCTAGGAACAATCCGGACGCCCTCGGCGACGTGGAAGGGGTCCCCTACTCGGTTCTTGAACCCGTTCTGGAAGGGTGGACGCCCGATCAGCTCTACCGCACAGAGAAAGACAATCCCGCACTCGCTCGAGAGACAGATGAATTATGGAGGATTCATTGTCTCCGGgacttcaaggaagaaaagccacaggagcacGAGTCTTGGCAGGAGCTGTACCTGCGGCTTCGGGACGCCCGAGAGCAGCGGCTGCGAGTAGTGACCACGAAAATCCGATCCGCACGTGAAAACAAACCCAGCGGCCGACAGACAAAGATGATCTGTTTCAACTCTGTGGCCAAGACGCCTTATGATGCTTCCAGGAGACAAGAGGAGTCTGCAGGAGCCGCTGACCCCCGAAATGGAGACATCGAGCCAGCCCCCAAGCCCGCAGGAAGCAGCCAGGCTCCCTCCGGCCTCGGGGACGGCGACGGCGGCAGCATtagcggcggcagcagcaatCAGCACGCGGCGCCCGCGGACAAAACCCGAAAACAGGCTGCCAAGAAAGTGGCCCCGCTGATGGCCAAGGCAATTCGAGACTACAAGGGAAGATTCTCCCGACGATAA
- the LOC129137899 gene encoding elongin-A3: MAAGSTTLPAVEKLQVRLATKTDPKKLEKYLQKLSALPMTADILAETGIRKTVKRLRKHQHVGDFARDLAARWKKLVLVDRNPGPDPQDPEESASRQRFGEALQDRGKAWGFPENATAPRSPSHSPEHRRTARTTPPGQQRPHPRSPSREPRAERKRPRMAPADSGPHRDPPTRTAPLPMPEGPEPAVPGEQPGRGHAHAAQGGPLLGQGCQGQPQGEAVGSHSKGHKSSRGASAQKSPPVQESQSERLQAAGADSAGPKTVPSHVFSELWDPSEAWMQANYDLLSAFEAMTSQANPEALSAPTLQEEAAFPGRRVNAKMPVYSGSRPACQLQVPTLRQQCLRVPRNNPDALGDVEGVPYSVLEPVLEGWTPDQLYRTEKDNPALARETDELWRIHCLRDFKEEKPQEHESWRELYLRLRDAREQRLRVVTTKIRSARENKPSGRQTKMICFNSVAKTPYDASRRQEESAGAADPRNGDIEPAPKPAGSSQAPSGLGDGDGGSISGGSSNQHAAPADKTRKQAAKKVAPLMAKAIRDYKGRFSRR; this comes from the coding sequence ATGGCGGCAGGGTCCACTACGCTGCCCGCAGTGGAGAAGCTGCAGGTGCGTCTGGCCACTAAGACGGACCCGAAAAAGctagagaaatatttgcagaaactcTCCGCCTTGCCCATGACGGCAGACATCCTGGCGGAGACTGGAATCAGAAAGACGGTGAAGCGCCTGCGGAAGCACCAGCACGTGGGCGACTTTGCCAGAGACTTGGCGGCCCGGTGGAAGAAGCTGGTGCTCGTGGACCGAAACCCCGGGCCTGACCCACAGGACCCTGAGGAGAGCGCTTCCCGACAGCGCTTCGGGGAGGCTCTTCAGGACCGGGGAAAGGCCTGGGGCTTCCCAGAAAACGCGACGGCCCCCAGGAGCCCATCTCACAGCCCTGAGCACAGACGGACAGCACGCACAACACCTCCGGGGCAACAGAGACCTCACCCGAGGTCTCCCAGTCGCGAGCCCAGAGCCGAGAGAAAGCGCCCCAGAATGGCCCCAGCTGATTCCGGCCCCCATCGGGACCCTCCAACGCGCACCGCTCCCCTCCCGATGCCCGAGGGCCCTGAGCCCGCTGTGCCCGGGGAGCAACCCGGGAGAGGCCACGCTCACGCCGCTCAGGGTGGGCCTCTGCTGGGTCAAGGCTGCCAGGGCCAACCCCAGGGGGAAGCGGTGGGGAGCCACAGCAAGGGGCACAAATCGTCCCGAGGGGCTTCGGCTCAGAAATCGCCTCCTGTCCAGGAAAGCCAGTCAGAGAGGCTGCAGGCGGCCGGCGCCGATTCCGCCGGGCCGAAAACGGTGCCCAGCCATGTCTTCTCAGAGCTCTGGGACCCCTCAGAGGCCTGGATGCAGGCCAACTACGATCTGCTGTCCGCTTTTGAGGCCATGACCTCCCAGGCAAACCCAGAAGCACTCTCCGCGCCAACGCTCCAGGAGGAAGCTGCTTTCCCTGGACGCAGAGTGAACGCTAAGATGCCGGTGTACTCGggctccaggcctgcctgccagctccaggTGCCGACGCTGCGCCAGCAGTGCCTCCGGGTGCCTAGGAACAATCCGGACGCCCTCGGCGACGTGGAAGGGGTCCCCTACTCGGTTCTTGAACCCGTTCTGGAAGGGTGGACGCCCGATCAGCTCTACCGCACAGAGAAAGACAATCCCGCACTCGCTCGAGAGACAGATGAATTATGGAGGATTCATTGTCTCCGGgacttcaaggaagaaaagccacaggagcacGAGTCTTGGCGGGAGCTGTACCTGCGGCTTCGGGACGCCCGAGAGCAGCGGCTGCGAGTAGTGACCACGAAAATCCGATCCGCACGTGAAAACAAACCCAGCGGCCGACAGACAAAGATGATCTGTTTCAACTCTGTGGCCAAGACGCCTTATGATGCTTCCAGGAGGCAAGAGGAGTCTGCAGGAGCCGCTGACCCCCGAAATGGAGACATCGAGCCAGCCCCCAAGCCCGCAGGAAGCAGCCAGGCTCCCTCCGGCCTCGGGGACGGCGACGGCGGCAGCATtagcggcggcagcagcaatCAGCACGCGGCGCCCGCGGACAAAACCCGAAAACAGGCTGCCAAGAAAGTGGCCCCGCTGATGGCCAAGGCAATTCGAGACTACAAGGGAAGATTCTCCCGACGATAA
- the LOC129137898 gene encoding uncharacterized protein LOC129137898, whose translation MAAGSTTLPAVEKLQVRLATKTDPKKLEKYLQKLSALPMTADILAETGIRKTVKRLRKHQHVGDFARDLAARWKKLVLVDRNPGPDPQDPEESASRQRFGEALQDRGKAWGFPENATAPRSPSHSPEHRRTARTTPPGQQRPHPRSPSREPRAERKRPRMAPADSGPHRDPPTRTAPLPMPEGPEPAVPGEQPGRGHAHAAQGGPLLGQGCQGQPQGEAVGSHSKGHKSSRGASAQKSPPVQESQSERLQAAGADSAGPKTVPSHVFSELWDPSEAWMQANYDLLSAFEAMTSQANPEALSAPTLQEEAAFPGRRVNAKMPVYSGSRPACQLQVPTLRQQCLRVPRNNPDALGDVEGVPYSVLEPVLEGWTPDQLYRTEKDNPALARETDELWRIHCLRDFKEEKPQEHESWRELYLRLRDAREQRLRVVTTKIRSARENKPSGRQTKMICFNSVAKTPYDASRRQEESAGAADPRNGDIEPAPKPAGSSQAPSGLGDGDGGSISGGSSNQHAAPADKTRKQAAKKVAPLMAKSVFRKLAKAGAKKVPTREFFSTTTVFLIMPFFEQGQLGKTCHGKPSGEMAAGSTTLPAVEKLQVRLATKTDPKKLEKYLQKLSALPMTADILAETGIRKTVKRLRKHQHVGDFARDLAARWKKLVLVDRNPGPDPQDPEESASRQRFGEALQDRGKAWGFPENATAPRSPSHSPEHRRTARTTPPGQQRPHPRSPSREPRAERKRPRMAPADSGPHRDPPTRTAPLPMPEGPEPAVPGEQPGRGHAHAAQGGPLLGQGCQGQPQGEAVGSHSKGHKSSRGASAQKSPPVQESQSERLQAAGADSAGPKTVPSHVFSELWDPSEAWMQANYDLLSAFEAMTSQANPEALSAPTLQEEAAFPGRRVNAKMPVYSGSRPACQLQVPTLRQQCLRVPRNNPDALGDVEGVPYSVLEPVLEGWTPDQLYRTEKDNPALARETDELWRIHCLRDFKEEKPQEHESWRELYLRLRDAREQRLRVVTTKIRSARENKPSGRQTKMICFNSVAKTPYDASRRQEESAGAADPRNGDIEPAPKPAGSSQAPSGLGDGDGGSISGGSSNQHAAPADKTRKQAAKKVAPLMAKAIRDYKGRFSRR comes from the exons ATGGCGGCAGGGTCCACTACGCTGCCCGCAGTGGAGAAGCTGCAGGTGCGTCTGGCCACTAAGACGGACCCGAAAAAGctagagaaatatttgcagaaactcTCCGCCTTGCCCATGACGGCAGACATCCTGGCGGAGACTGGAATCAGAAAGACGGTGAAGCGCCTGCGGAAGCACCAGCACGTGGGCGACTTTGCCAGAGACTTGGCGGCCCGGTGGAAGAAGCTGGTGCTCGTGGACCGAAACCCCGGGCCTGACCCACAGGACCCTGAGGAGAGCGCTTCCCGACAGCGCTTCGGGGAGGCTCTTCAGGACCGGGGAAAGGCCTGGGGCTTCCCAGAAAACGCGACGGCCCCCAGGAGCCCATCTCACAGCCCTGAGCACAGACGGACAGCACGCACAACACCTCCGGGGCAACAGAGACCTCACCCGAGGTCGCCCAGTCGCGAGCCCAGAGCCGAGAGAAAGCGCCCCAGAATGGCCCCAGCTGATTCCGGCCCCCATCGGGACCCTCCAACGCGCACCGCTCCCCTCCCGATGCCCGAGGGCCCTGAGCCCGCTGTGCCCGGGGAGCAACCCGGGAGAGGCCACGCTCACGCCGCTCAGGGTGGGCCTCTGCTGGGTCAAGGCTGCCAGGGCCAACCCCAGGGGGAAGCGGTGGGGAGCCACAGCAAGGGGCACAAATCGTCCCGAGGGGCTTCGGCTCAGAAATCGCCTCCTGTCCAGGAAAGCCAGTCAGAGAGGCTGCAGGCGGCCGGCGCCGATTCCGCCGGGCCGAAAACGGTGCCCAGCCATGTCTTCTCAGAGCTCTGGGACCCCTCAGAGGCCTGGATGCAGGCCAACTACGATCTGCTGTCCGCTTTTGAGGCCATGACCTCCCAGGCAAACCCAGAAGCACTCTCCGCGCCAACGCTCCAGGAGGAAGCTGCTTTCCCTGGACGCAGAGTGAACGCTAAGATGCCGGTGTACTCGggctccaggcctgcctgccagctccaggTGCCGACGCTGCGCCAGCAGTGCCTCCGGGTGCCTAGGAACAATCCGGACGCCCTCGGCGACGTGGAAGGGGTCCCCTACTCGGTTCTTGAACCCGTTCTGGAAGGGTGGACGCCCGATCAGCTCTACCGCACAGAGAAAGACAATCCCGCACTCGCTCGAGAGACAGATGAATTATGGAGGATTCATTGTCTCCGGgacttcaaggaagaaaagccacaggagcacGAGTCTTGGCGGGAGCTGTACCTGCGGCTTCGGGACGCCCGAGAGCAGCGGCTGCGAGTAGTGACCACGAAAATCCGATCCGCACGTGAAAACAAACCCAGCGGCCGACAGACAAAGATGATCTGTTTCAACTCTGTGGCCAAGACGCCTTATGATGCTTCCAGGAGGCAAGAGGAGTCTGCAGGAGCCGCTGACCCCCGAAATGGAGACATCGAGCCAGCCCCCAAGCCCGCAGGAAGCAGCCAGGCTCCCTCCGGCCTCGGGGACGGCGACGGCGGCAGCATtagcggcggcagcagcaatCAGCACGCGGCGCCCGCGGACAAAACCCGAAAACAGGCTGCCAAGAAAGTGGCCCCGCTGATGGCCAAG AGCGTTttcagaaagttagccaaagctggagcgaaGAAGGTCCCCACCAGAGAGTTCTTCTCCACCACGACAGTGTTCCTGATCATGCCTTTCTTCGAACAAGGGCAGCTGGGCAAGACTTGCCATGGGAAACC CTCTGGCGAGATGGCGGCAGGGTCCACTACGCTGCCCGCAGTGGAGAAGCTGCAGGTGCGTCTGGCCACTAAGACGGACCCGAAAAAGctagagaaatatttgcagaaactcTCCGCCTTGCCCATGACGGCAGACATCCTGGCGGAGACTGGAATCAGAAAGACGGTGAAGCGCCTGCGGAAGCACCAGCACGTGGGCGACTTTGCCAGAGACTTGGCGGCCCGGTGGAAGAAGCTGGTGCTCGTGGACCGAAACCCCGGGCCTGACCCACAGGACCCTGAGGAGAGCGCTTCCCGACAGCGCTTCGGGGAGGCTCTTCAGGACCGGGGAAAGGCCTGGGGCTTCCCAGAAAACGCGACGGCCCCCAGGAGCCCATCTCACAGCCCTGAGCACAGACGGACAGCACGCACAACACCTCCGGGGCAACAGAGACCTCACCCGAGGTCGCCCAGTCGCGAGCCCAGAGCCGAGAGAAAGCGCCCCAGAATGGCCCCAGCTGATTCCGGCCCCCATCGGGACCCTCCAACGCGCACCGCTCCCCTCCCGATGCCCGAGGGCCCTGAGCCCGCTGTGCCCGGGGAGCAACCCGGGAGAGGCCACGCTCACGCCGCTCAGGGTGGGCCTCTGCTGGGTCAAGGCTGCCAGGGCCAACCCCAGGGGGAAGCGGTGGGGAGCCACAGCAAGGGGCACAAATCGTCCCGAGGGGCTTCGGCTCAGAAATCGCCTCCTGTCCAGGAAAGCCAGTCAGAGAGGCTGCAGGCGGCCGGCGCCGATTCCGCCGGGCCGAAAACGGTGCCCAGCCATGTCTTCTCAGAGCTCTGGGACCCCTCAGAGGCCTGGATGCAGGCCAACTACGATCTGCTGTCCGCTTTTGAGGCCATGACCTCCCAGGCAAACCCAGAAGCACTCTCCGCGCCAACGCTCCAGGAGGAAGCTGCTTTCCCTGGACGCAGAGTGAACGCTAAGATGCCGGTGTACTCGggctccaggcctgcctgccagctccaggTGCCGACGCTGCGCCAGCAGTGCCTCCGGGTGCCTAGGAACAATCCGGACGCCCTCGGCGACGTGGAAGGGGTCCCCTACTCGGTTCTTGAACCCGTTCTGGAAGGGTGGACGCCCGATCAGCTCTACCGCACAGAGAAAGACAATCCCGCACTCGCTCGAGAGACAGATGAATTATGGAGGATTCATTGTCTCCGGgacttcaaggaagaaaagccacaggagcacGAGTCTTGGCGGGAGCTGTACCTGCGGCTTCGGGACGCCCGAGAGCAGCGGCTGCGAGTAGTGACCACGAAAATCCGATCCGCACGTGAAAACAAACCCAGCGGCCGACAGACAAAGATGATCTGTTTCAACTCTGTGGCCAAGACGCCTTATGATGCTTCCAGGAGGCAAGAGGAGTCTGCAGGAGCCGCTGACCCCCGAAATGGAGACATCGAGCCAGCCCCCAAGCCCGCAGGAAGCAGCCAGGCTCCCTCCGGCCTCGGGGACGGCGACGGCGGCAGCATtagcggcggcagcagcaatCAGCACGCGGCGCCCGCGGACAAAACCCGAAAACAGGCTGCCAAGAAAGTGGCCCCGCTGATGGCCAAGGCAATTCGAGACTACAAGGGAAGATTCTCCCGACGATAA